A genomic window from Cryobacterium sp. SO2 includes:
- a CDS encoding ABC transporter permease: protein MVFRFILRRLLSGVVLLFLISTIAFSLLYVGGGDIARRILGQMATPETVAQKSEELGLNRPLYEQYVDWLSGAVRGDLGSSWFTGQLVTEGITSRLAVTLSLVIGAIILIAIVAVILGVWAAIRGGWADKFVQAISILGFAIPGFLIALGLVTLFALNLKLFKPTGYTAFTDSPSGWAASVTLPIIALAIGGIAGVAQQVRGSVVDALRQDYVRTLRSRGLSFNRVVFKHVLRNAGGPALAVLAVQFVGLLGGAVIVEQIFAIPGLGQVSVQATTQGDIPMVMGLVVATAAIVVIVNLLIDLLQGWLNPKVRLS, encoded by the coding sequence ATGGTGTTCAGATTCATACTCCGGCGGCTGCTCTCGGGCGTCGTCCTCCTCTTCCTCATCTCCACGATCGCGTTCTCCCTCCTCTACGTCGGCGGCGGTGACATCGCCCGCCGCATCCTGGGCCAGATGGCCACCCCGGAGACCGTCGCCCAGAAGAGCGAGGAGCTCGGCCTCAACCGTCCGCTCTATGAGCAGTACGTCGACTGGCTCTCCGGCGCTGTGCGCGGCGACCTCGGCTCGTCCTGGTTCACCGGGCAGCTCGTCACCGAGGGCATCACCTCCCGCCTGGCCGTCACCCTCTCCCTGGTCATCGGCGCGATCATCCTCATCGCCATCGTGGCCGTGATCCTCGGCGTCTGGGCCGCCATCCGCGGCGGCTGGGCCGACAAGTTCGTGCAGGCCATCTCCATCCTCGGCTTCGCCATCCCCGGCTTCCTCATCGCCCTGGGCCTGGTCACCCTCTTCGCGCTCAACCTCAAGTTGTTCAAACCCACCGGCTACACGGCGTTCACCGATTCGCCCAGCGGATGGGCCGCCAGCGTCACCCTGCCCATCATCGCGTTGGCCATCGGCGGCATCGCCGGTGTGGCCCAGCAGGTGCGCGGCTCGGTCGTCGATGCGCTCCGCCAGGACTACGTGCGCACCCTCCGTTCGCGCGGCCTCTCCTTCAACCGGGTGGTCTTCAAGCACGTGCTGCGCAACGCCGGCGGTCCCGCCCTGGCCGTGCTGGCCGTGCAGTTCGTCGGCCTCCTCGGCGGCGCCGTGATCGTGGAACAGATCTTCGCGATCCCGGGCCTCGGCCAGGTGTCCGTGCAGGCCACCACCCAGGGTGACATCCCCATGGTGATGGGCCTGGTGGTGGCCACCGCCGCCATCGTCGTCATCGTCAACCTGCTCATCGACCTGCTCCAGGGCTGGCTGAACCCGAAGGTGCGCCTCTCATGA
- a CDS encoding SDR family NAD(P)-dependent oxidoreductase, with translation MRVDGCSALVTGAASGLGLATARALHAAGAHVVLFDLPGSAGAERAEELTEFARSTVDSASVGGTPGAAVAAVFRSGDVTVEAEVQAAVDAAGALGPLRIVVNCAGIAPAARTVGRHGPQPLADFERVLRVNLLGTFNVVRLAAAAMQATDPIGGTPERGVIVNTASVAAFDGQTGQAAYAASKGGVAAMTLPLAREFARSLIRVVTIAPGLFDTPLLQGLPAEARASLGAQVPHPARLGDPAEYAALVRHIVENPMLNGETIRLDGAIRMAPQ, from the coding sequence ATGCGCGTCGACGGATGCTCCGCCCTCGTCACCGGCGCGGCCTCCGGGCTCGGCCTGGCCACCGCGCGGGCCCTGCACGCGGCCGGCGCGCACGTTGTGCTGTTCGACCTGCCTGGCTCGGCCGGGGCGGAGCGCGCCGAGGAGCTGACCGAGTTTGCCAGGTCAACGGTCGATTCCGCGAGTGTCGGCGGCACACCCGGTGCGGCGGTCGCGGCTGTATTCCGTTCCGGGGATGTAACCGTGGAGGCCGAGGTGCAGGCCGCGGTGGATGCCGCCGGTGCCCTGGGTCCGCTCCGGATCGTGGTGAACTGCGCCGGTATCGCCCCTGCCGCCCGCACGGTGGGCCGGCACGGCCCGCAACCCCTGGCCGACTTCGAGCGCGTACTGCGGGTGAACCTCCTCGGCACCTTCAACGTGGTGCGTCTGGCCGCCGCGGCCATGCAGGCCACCGACCCGATCGGCGGCACCCCTGAGCGCGGCGTGATCGTGAACACGGCATCGGTGGCGGCCTTCGACGGGCAGACCGGCCAGGCCGCGTATGCCGCCTCGAAGGGTGGCGTCGCGGCGATGACCCTGCCGCTGGCGCGGGAGTTTGCCCGCTCGCTGATCCGCGTCGTCACCATCGCACCCGGCCTGTTCGACACTCCGCTGCTGCAGGGGCTGCCCGCCGAGGCCCGCGCCTCCCTCGGCGCCCAGGTGCCGCATCCGGCCCGGCTCGGCGACCCGGCCGAGTACGCCGCCCTGGTGCGCCACATCGTGGAGAACCCCATGCTCAACGGCGAGACCATCCGCCTCGACGGGGCCATCCGAATGGCCCCGCAGTAG
- a CDS encoding ammonium transporter yields MDQGNTAFLLLSAAFVLLMTPGLAFFYGGLVKAKSVISMMMMSFGALGLIGVLWVIYGYAIAFPGSEGTVAPWAIDWSNIGLNAALVTPEGAAYPPLAFVAFQATFAIITVALISGAIADRAKFGSWMIFSAIWATVVYFPVASWVFNFGLAEDGSFAYGGWITHGLQDVFGLGAIDFAGGTAVHINAGAAALALALVLGKRVGFQKGVSVPHNPPFVLLGAGLLWFGWFGFNAGSELAADGIAALAFVNTIAAPAAALLAWLVVEKIRDGKPTSVGAASGAVAGLVAITPACGSLQPIWAILLGLLAGAICAIAVDLKFKLGFDDSLDVVGIHLVGGLLGTLYLGFFANGTGLFLGGDGTQLLVQAIAAFSVLIYSFVLAFIIAFAIEKTIGFRVKNEDEIAGIDSVVHGEEGYVLVDAKA; encoded by the coding sequence ATGGATCAAGGCAATACCGCTTTCTTGCTTCTGTCCGCAGCGTTCGTGCTGCTCATGACCCCAGGCCTGGCCTTCTTCTACGGTGGACTGGTCAAGGCCAAGAGCGTCATCAGCATGATGATGATGAGCTTCGGCGCTCTCGGCCTGATCGGCGTGCTCTGGGTCATCTACGGCTACGCAATCGCGTTCCCCGGATCCGAAGGCACCGTCGCTCCGTGGGCCATCGACTGGTCCAACATCGGCCTGAACGCCGCCCTGGTCACCCCGGAGGGCGCCGCTTACCCGCCGCTCGCTTTCGTCGCGTTCCAGGCCACGTTCGCCATCATCACGGTCGCACTCATCTCCGGCGCCATCGCCGACCGCGCCAAGTTCGGCTCCTGGATGATCTTCTCCGCCATCTGGGCCACCGTCGTCTACTTCCCGGTCGCTAGCTGGGTGTTCAACTTCGGCCTCGCCGAGGACGGCAGCTTCGCTTACGGCGGCTGGATCACCCACGGCCTGCAGGACGTCTTCGGCCTCGGCGCGATCGACTTCGCCGGTGGTACCGCTGTGCACATCAACGCCGGTGCCGCTGCCCTGGCCCTCGCCCTGGTGCTCGGCAAGCGTGTCGGCTTCCAGAAGGGCGTCAGTGTTCCCCACAACCCGCCGTTCGTTCTCCTCGGCGCCGGTCTCCTGTGGTTCGGCTGGTTCGGCTTCAACGCCGGCTCCGAGCTGGCCGCGGACGGCATCGCCGCCCTCGCCTTCGTGAACACCATCGCGGCACCCGCCGCCGCCCTGCTCGCCTGGCTCGTCGTTGAGAAGATCCGCGACGGCAAGCCCACCTCGGTCGGTGCCGCATCCGGTGCCGTCGCAGGCCTCGTCGCCATCACCCCCGCCTGTGGTTCGCTGCAGCCGATCTGGGCGATCCTGCTCGGCCTGCTCGCCGGTGCGATCTGCGCCATCGCGGTCGACCTCAAGTTCAAGCTGGGCTTCGACGACTCGCTCGACGTCGTGGGCATCCACCTCGTCGGCGGCCTGCTCGGAACCCTGTACCTGGGCTTCTTCGCCAACGGCACCGGCCTCTTCCTGGGCGGCGACGGCACCCAGCTGCTCGTTCAGGCGATCGCAGCGTTCTCCGTGCTGATCTACTCCTTCGTCCTCGCGTTCATCATCGCGTTCGCCATCGAGAAGACCATCGGCTTCCGCGTGAAGAACGAAGACGAGATCGCCGGCATCGACTCTGTCGTGCACGGTGAAGAGGGCTACGTCCTCGTTGACGCCAAGGCCTGA
- a CDS encoding nucleoside hydrolase, protein MTSFDSELRRVVQPRARVIIDNDFSGDPDGLVQLAHHVLSPSVEIRAIIGSHLKPGDPFDPSEHTADNAAAAAATVLELLGRAGAIPVLAGSNLPMTDPLSPLRSAATDAIIAEAMRTDTDLPLFVACGAGLTEIASAYLLEPRIATRLTLVWIGGPEHDGLAVPPPGSHGPEYNLAIDIPAARVIFDSFMPIWQVPRDAYRQTLFSWAELLTDVRPHGAIGAHLYDALAQVAVMAGSHGLHIGETYILGDSPLVLLTALQSSFEADPSSSEYVTRTVPRIRADGSYDIIPRQGPRPMRVYTRLDLRLLFADFTAKLAAHAVAG, encoded by the coding sequence TTGACATCATTCGACTCCGAGCTGCGCCGGGTCGTGCAGCCGCGCGCCCGGGTCATCATCGACAACGACTTTTCCGGCGACCCAGACGGCCTCGTGCAGCTTGCGCACCACGTGCTGTCGCCGTCTGTCGAGATCCGCGCGATCATCGGCTCGCACCTCAAGCCGGGCGACCCGTTCGACCCCTCGGAGCACACCGCCGACAACGCCGCCGCGGCCGCCGCCACGGTGCTCGAGCTGCTCGGCCGCGCCGGCGCGATTCCGGTGCTGGCCGGCTCCAATCTGCCCATGACCGACCCGCTGTCGCCGCTCCGCTCGGCGGCAACGGATGCGATCATCGCCGAAGCCATGCGCACCGACACCGACCTGCCGCTGTTCGTGGCCTGCGGGGCCGGCCTCACCGAGATCGCCAGCGCCTACCTGCTCGAACCCCGGATCGCGACCCGGCTCACCCTGGTCTGGATCGGCGGTCCCGAACACGACGGCCTCGCCGTGCCGCCGCCCGGGTCGCACGGCCCGGAGTACAACCTGGCCATCGACATCCCGGCCGCCCGGGTGATCTTCGACTCGTTCATGCCGATCTGGCAGGTGCCGCGCGACGCGTACCGGCAGACGCTGTTCTCCTGGGCCGAACTGCTCACGGATGTGCGCCCGCACGGCGCCATCGGCGCTCACCTCTACGACGCCCTCGCGCAGGTCGCCGTCATGGCCGGCAGCCACGGCCTGCACATCGGCGAGACGTACATCCTCGGCGACAGCCCGCTCGTGCTGCTGACCGCGCTGCAGTCGTCGTTCGAGGCCGATCCTTCCTCGAGCGAATACGTCACCCGCACGGTGCCACGCATCCGCGCCGACGGGTCGTACGACATCATCCCGCGGCAGGGTCCCCGACCGATGCGGGTCTACACCCGGCTCGACCTGCGGCTGCTCTTCGCCGACTTCACCGCCAAACTCGCCGCCCACGCCGTGGCCGGCTGA
- a CDS encoding TetR/AcrR family transcriptional regulator → MIPTATIRKPRGAYAKTAARRREILEAGMDVFATNGFRSGSIREIAEVVGMSQAGLLHHFSNKNELLAGVLELRDDRATEYVDTAGQADIETIRGFVRLIDYNAREKPGLVELHCVLSAEATSPEHPAHDYFVRRYAWVLSFLTEAFEAMQAAGQLAIGIDPTSAARGMIAMSDGLQVQWLLTPDSLDMAQEMRNYLHPLLAVEL, encoded by the coding sequence ATGATCCCTACCGCCACGATCCGAAAGCCGCGCGGCGCCTACGCCAAGACGGCGGCACGACGCCGGGAGATCCTCGAGGCCGGCATGGATGTCTTCGCCACGAACGGCTTCCGCAGCGGCTCCATTCGCGAGATCGCCGAGGTCGTCGGTATGAGCCAGGCCGGACTGCTGCACCACTTCTCCAACAAGAATGAGCTGCTGGCCGGGGTATTGGAGCTCCGCGACGACCGGGCCACCGAGTACGTCGACACCGCGGGCCAGGCCGACATCGAGACCATCCGCGGCTTCGTGCGCCTGATCGACTACAACGCCCGCGAGAAACCCGGCCTGGTGGAACTGCACTGTGTGCTCTCGGCCGAGGCGACCTCACCGGAGCATCCGGCCCACGACTATTTCGTGCGCAGGTACGCGTGGGTGCTCTCATTTCTCACCGAGGCGTTCGAGGCGATGCAGGCTGCCGGACAGCTGGCCATCGGCATCGATCCCACCAGCGCGGCGCGCGGCATGATCGCCATGAGCGACGGCCTGCAGGTGCAGTGGCTGCTCACCCCCGACTCCCTGGACATGGCCCAGGAGATGCGCAACTACCTGCACCCCCTGCTCGCGGTCGAGCTCTAG
- a CDS encoding ABC transporter substrate-binding protein, producing MFRWKSVTAAVAVAALALTGCSASDTSSSDSASSTLTLGLIVPATTFEAANMNFANESPYGQAVYDTLLKEDPSGELLPSLATEWSYNDTNTVLTLTLRDDVKFTDGTAFNADAAAQNLTRFRDGTSPNKSFLASLGSATAIDDTHVELTLTQPDPALLHYLTQNAGMQGSPAAFGAADAKTNPVGSGPYILDTKKTVVGTSYEFTANPDYWDKDSVHYDNLSLKVFADTTSMLNAVKGGQVNGAKLGDNTNNAEVEAAGYTLNPFELDWTGLILFDRAGTLNPALADVKVRQALNYAIDGPAMLKAVGEGLGTPTTQIFPESSAAYDKKLDDRYAYDPDEAKKLLAEAGYADGLTLDMPSTSLGNPAVFTLIEQQLKDVGITVNYTDTGTNFIADILAPKYGATWMQLQQDNDWALINFELTPNASFNPTHYQDPTVDALVATIGTTTGDEADAALKELNAYVVEQAWFAPWYRVQSNYATDAKTQVETQVGNAYPYLWNFTPAS from the coding sequence ATGTTCCGATGGAAAAGCGTAACAGCGGCAGTCGCCGTTGCGGCCCTGGCTCTCACGGGTTGCTCCGCGAGTGACACGTCATCCAGCGACTCAGCGTCCAGCACTCTCACCCTGGGCCTGATCGTGCCCGCCACGACTTTCGAAGCCGCGAACATGAACTTCGCCAACGAGTCGCCCTACGGCCAGGCCGTCTACGACACCCTGCTCAAGGAAGACCCCTCCGGCGAGCTGCTCCCGAGCCTGGCTACCGAGTGGTCGTACAACGACACCAACACCGTGCTCACCCTCACCCTGCGCGACGACGTGAAGTTCACCGACGGCACCGCCTTCAACGCGGATGCTGCGGCACAGAACCTCACCCGCTTCCGCGACGGCACCTCGCCGAACAAGTCCTTCCTCGCCTCGCTCGGCAGCGCCACCGCGATCGACGACACCCACGTTGAGCTCACGCTCACCCAGCCGGACCCCGCGCTGCTGCACTACCTGACCCAGAACGCCGGCATGCAGGGCAGCCCCGCCGCGTTCGGCGCCGCTGACGCCAAGACCAACCCGGTCGGCTCCGGCCCGTACATCCTCGACACCAAGAAGACCGTCGTGGGCACCTCGTACGAGTTCACCGCGAACCCCGACTACTGGGACAAGGACAGCGTGCACTACGACAACCTGTCGCTGAAGGTCTTCGCCGACACCACGTCGATGCTGAACGCCGTCAAGGGCGGCCAGGTCAACGGAGCCAAGCTCGGTGACAACACCAACAACGCCGAGGTGGAAGCCGCCGGGTACACCCTCAACCCGTTCGAGCTCGACTGGACCGGCCTGATCCTCTTCGACCGCGCCGGCACCCTGAACCCCGCCCTCGCCGACGTCAAGGTTCGCCAGGCCCTCAACTACGCCATCGACGGCCCCGCCATGCTCAAGGCAGTCGGCGAAGGACTCGGCACCCCCACCACGCAGATCTTCCCCGAGTCCTCCGCGGCCTACGACAAGAAGCTCGACGACCGCTACGCCTACGACCCCGACGAGGCCAAGAAGCTGCTCGCCGAGGCCGGCTACGCCGATGGCCTCACCCTGGACATGCCCAGCACCTCGCTCGGCAACCCGGCGGTCTTCACTCTCATCGAGCAGCAGCTGAAGGATGTCGGCATCACGGTGAACTACACCGACACCGGCACCAACTTCATCGCCGACATCCTCGCCCCCAAGTACGGGGCCACCTGGATGCAGCTGCAGCAGGACAACGACTGGGCGCTGATTAACTTCGAGCTCACCCCGAACGCCTCGTTCAACCCGACGCACTACCAGGACCCGACCGTCGACGCCCTCGTCGCCACAATCGGCACCACCACCGGTGACGAAGCCGACGCCGCGCTCAAGGAGCTCAACGCCTACGTCGTCGAGCAGGCCTGGTTCGCCCCGTGGTACCGCGTGCAGTCCAACTACGCGACGGATGCCAAGACCCAGGTGGAAACCCAGGTCGGCAACGCCTACCCCTACCTCTGGAACTTCACCCCCGCCTCCTAG
- a CDS encoding thiolase family protein → MSTDAVIVDVVRTPSGRGKPGGALSGVHPADLLAGVLKDLVNRNNLDPALVDDVIGGCLTQVGEQSTNITRTALLSAGFPESVPGTTIDRQCGSSQQAATFAAQGVLAGSYDIVIACGVESMSRIPLGSAGGPVPAGGSDAAARSEGWGSPTAWSAIASQDPHGRLMHARYPQGLVGQGVSAELISAKWGLTRTELDEYAARSHRLAAAAADRGDFDAALLPVALPDGRLVTADETIRRRSTVDTLADLPLAFRTDELAARFPEVDWQITAGNSSPLTDGASAALIMSADRAAALGLTPRARFHSFAVTGSDPLLMLTGVIPATRRILARSGLGIDDLDAYEVNEAFACVPLVWQSELHADPARLNASGGAIALGHALGSSGTRLLGTLLSTLEAGGGRYGLQTMCEGGGMANATIIERL, encoded by the coding sequence ATGAGCACTGATGCTGTCATCGTCGACGTTGTCCGCACACCATCCGGCCGCGGCAAGCCCGGCGGCGCGCTCTCGGGGGTGCACCCGGCCGACCTGCTCGCCGGGGTGCTGAAGGACCTGGTCAACCGCAACAACCTCGACCCGGCCCTCGTCGATGACGTGATCGGCGGATGCCTCACCCAGGTGGGCGAGCAGAGCACCAACATCACCCGCACCGCGCTGCTCAGTGCGGGGTTCCCCGAATCGGTGCCCGGCACCACCATCGACCGGCAGTGCGGCTCGAGCCAGCAGGCGGCCACATTCGCCGCGCAGGGTGTGCTCGCCGGCAGCTACGACATCGTGATCGCCTGCGGGGTCGAGTCGATGAGCCGCATCCCGTTGGGCTCGGCCGGGGGACCGGTGCCGGCCGGCGGCTCCGACGCCGCCGCACGCTCCGAGGGCTGGGGCTCGCCCACCGCCTGGTCGGCCATCGCCAGCCAAGACCCGCACGGCCGGCTCATGCACGCCCGCTACCCGCAGGGCCTGGTGGGCCAGGGCGTCTCGGCCGAACTGATCAGCGCCAAGTGGGGCCTCACCCGCACCGAGCTCGACGAATACGCCGCCCGGTCGCACCGGCTCGCGGCGGCGGCGGCCGACCGCGGCGACTTCGACGCGGCCCTGCTGCCGGTGGCCCTGCCGGACGGCCGGCTGGTGACGGCCGACGAGACCATCCGGCGTCGCAGCACCGTGGACACCCTCGCCGACCTGCCGCTGGCCTTCCGCACCGACGAGCTCGCCGCCCGGTTTCCCGAGGTGGACTGGCAGATCACCGCCGGCAACTCCTCACCGCTCACCGACGGCGCCTCCGCCGCCCTGATCATGAGCGCCGACCGCGCCGCCGCGCTCGGCCTCACGCCCCGCGCCCGGTTCCACAGTTTCGCGGTCACCGGCAGCGACCCGCTGCTGATGCTCACCGGCGTGATCCCCGCCACCCGGCGCATCCTGGCCCGCTCGGGGCTGGGCATCGACGACCTCGATGCCTACGAGGTGAATGAGGCGTTCGCCTGCGTGCCGCTGGTGTGGCAGTCCGAACTGCACGCCGACCCCGCGCGGCTCAACGCCAGCGGCGGCGCGATCGCCCTCGGCCACGCCCTCGGGTCCTCCGGCACCCGGCTGCTCGGCACCCTGCTCAGCACCCTCGAGGCCGGCGGCGGCCGCTATGGCCTGCAGACCATGTGCGAGGGCGGCGGCATGGCCAACGCCACCATCATCGAACGGCTCTAG
- a CDS encoding RNA methyltransferase, whose amino-acid sequence MPVFEICDLADPRLADYNQATDVALKKARDTEHGLYIAESALVLERALRAGHRPRSVLTLANTLDEARALVGDDVPIFVGQGELLTELTGYVLHRGLIAAMHRPALPEPAALLADARRILILENVTDPTNVGAIFRSAGAIGADAILVTPRCSDPFYRRAIRVSMGTVLQVPWTRVGDWASTRQLLSEHGFHVAALALTPDAVSLRDFRGDQHARLALLLGAEGEGLTDEALAASDSVVQIPMKHGIDSLNVAAASAVAMWALSG is encoded by the coding sequence GTGCCCGTTTTTGAGATATGCGATTTAGCCGACCCCCGGCTGGCCGACTACAACCAGGCGACGGATGTGGCGCTCAAGAAGGCGCGTGACACCGAGCACGGCCTGTACATCGCCGAGTCCGCGCTGGTGCTCGAGCGGGCGCTGCGCGCCGGGCACCGACCCCGCTCGGTGCTCACCCTGGCGAACACCCTCGACGAGGCCCGCGCACTCGTCGGCGACGACGTGCCGATCTTCGTGGGCCAGGGCGAGCTGCTCACCGAGCTCACCGGGTACGTGCTGCACCGAGGCCTGATCGCCGCGATGCACCGGCCCGCGCTGCCGGAACCGGCTGCGCTGCTGGCGGACGCCCGGCGCATCCTGATCCTGGAGAACGTCACCGATCCCACCAACGTCGGCGCCATCTTCCGCTCGGCCGGCGCGATCGGGGCCGACGCGATCCTGGTCACCCCGCGTTGCTCCGACCCGTTCTACCGCCGCGCCATCCGGGTGTCGATGGGCACCGTGCTGCAGGTGCCGTGGACCAGGGTGGGCGACTGGGCGAGCACCCGGCAGCTGCTCAGCGAGCACGGCTTCCACGTCGCCGCGCTCGCGCTCACCCCGGATGCGGTGAGCCTGCGCGATTTCCGCGGCGACCAGCACGCCCGGCTGGCGCTGCTGCTCGGCGCCGAGGGCGAGGGGCTCACGGATGAGGCGCTCGCCGCGTCGGACTCCGTGGTGCAGATCCCCATGAAGCACGGCATCGACTCCCTTAATGTCGCCGCGGCCAGCGCCGTCGCCATGTGGGCACTTTCCGGCTGA
- a CDS encoding dipeptide/oligopeptide/nickel ABC transporter permease/ATP-binding protein translates to MIDLTPTVMAPALPRAARRSLFNRLLRNPVGLGTMLFLALLVLSAIFAPLLAPHDPNSSSIQDVLGGPADGHPLGFDSSGRDVFSRLIFAGRFSLAGAALALVIALVIGVIGGLIAGYYGKWFDSVSSWLTGLLMALPGIVVLLAARSVLGPSMWLSMMIFGVLLSPAFFRLVYASVTAVRNELYVDAARVAGLSDTRIIGKHILTVVRAPVIIQSAMVLGIAIAIQAGLDFLGLGDQSIPTWGTMLNDGFRQIYKEPMLILWPSVVIALTCVALTLLANTMRDELERSGKAKRRRRPPLRPVDVNKTAAVFHADDLSSSGRTGEVLLDVRDLAIGYDQADGTVKTVVHDVSLIVRRGEVHGLIGESGSGKTQTAWSILRLLPDGGRVTGGAIFFEGKDLALASEKEMTKIRGKKIAYIPQEPMSNLDSAFTIGSQLVEPMRVCLGLSKKAATKRALELLARVGIPNPERTFAAYPHEVSGGMAQRVLIAGAVSCDPDLLIADEPTTALDVTVQAEVLDLLRELQSELNMGVVLVTHNFGVVADLCDRVSVMRDGRVIETGPVRAIFNEAKHPYTQSLLAAILEDGEARGDLAEGNSATAAAVALTTPSISDTIGAQS, encoded by the coding sequence ATGATCGACCTCACTCCCACCGTGATGGCCCCGGCGCTGCCCCGTGCCGCCCGCCGTTCGCTGTTCAACCGCCTGCTGCGCAACCCCGTCGGCCTCGGCACGATGCTGTTCCTGGCCCTGCTCGTGCTCAGCGCGATCTTCGCCCCACTGCTCGCGCCGCACGACCCCAACTCCTCGTCCATCCAGGACGTGCTCGGCGGGCCCGCCGACGGGCATCCGCTCGGCTTCGACAGTTCGGGCCGCGACGTGTTCTCCCGGCTCATCTTCGCCGGCCGGTTCAGCCTCGCCGGCGCCGCCCTGGCCCTGGTGATCGCCCTGGTCATCGGCGTGATCGGCGGTCTCATCGCCGGCTACTACGGCAAGTGGTTCGACTCGGTGTCGTCCTGGCTCACCGGCCTGCTGATGGCGCTGCCCGGCATCGTCGTGCTGCTGGCCGCCCGCTCGGTGCTCGGCCCGTCGATGTGGCTGTCGATGATGATCTTCGGCGTGCTGCTCTCGCCGGCCTTCTTCCGGCTCGTCTACGCGTCCGTCACCGCGGTGCGCAACGAACTGTACGTGGATGCCGCCCGGGTCGCCGGCCTCAGCGACACCCGCATCATCGGCAAGCACATCCTCACCGTGGTGCGCGCTCCCGTCATCATCCAGTCCGCCATGGTGCTCGGCATCGCTATCGCCATCCAGGCCGGGCTCGACTTCCTCGGCCTCGGCGACCAGTCGATCCCCACCTGGGGCACCATGCTTAACGACGGGTTCCGGCAGATCTACAAAGAGCCGATGCTGATCCTCTGGCCCAGCGTGGTGATCGCCCTCACCTGTGTGGCTCTCACTCTGCTGGCCAACACCATGCGCGACGAACTCGAGCGCAGCGGCAAGGCCAAGCGCCGCCGCCGCCCGCCGCTGCGCCCGGTCGACGTGAACAAGACCGCCGCCGTCTTCCACGCCGACGACCTCTCCTCCTCCGGCCGCACCGGCGAGGTGCTGCTGGATGTGCGCGACCTCGCGATCGGCTACGACCAGGCCGACGGCACCGTGAAGACCGTCGTGCACGACGTGTCGCTCATCGTGCGCCGCGGCGAGGTGCACGGCCTGATCGGCGAATCCGGGTCGGGCAAGACCCAGACCGCCTGGTCGATCCTGCGCCTGCTGCCCGACGGCGGCCGGGTCACCGGCGGCGCGATCTTCTTCGAGGGCAAGGACCTCGCCCTCGCCTCTGAGAAGGAGATGACGAAGATCCGCGGCAAGAAGATCGCCTACATCCCGCAGGAACCGATGTCGAACCTCGACTCCGCGTTCACGATCGGCAGCCAGCTGGTCGAGCCGATGCGGGTGTGCCTGGGCCTGTCGAAGAAGGCCGCAACCAAGCGGGCGCTCGAACTGCTCGCCCGGGTCGGCATCCCCAACCCGGAGCGCACCTTCGCCGCCTACCCGCACGAGGTGTCCGGCGGCATGGCCCAGCGGGTGCTCATCGCCGGCGCCGTCTCCTGCGACCCCGACCTGCTCATCGCCGACGAGCCCACCACCGCCCTGGACGTGACCGTGCAGGCCGAGGTGCTCGACCTGCTGCGCGAGCTGCAGAGCGAACTCAACATGGGCGTCGTGCTCGTCACGCACAACTTCGGCGTCGTCGCCGACCTGTGCGACCGGGTCTCGGTGATGCGCGACGGCCGGGTGATCGAAACCGGACCGGTGCGGGCCATCTTCAACGAGGCGAAGCATCCGTACACCCAGTCGCTGCTCGCGGCGATCCTCGAAGACGGCGAAGCGCGCGGCGACCTCGCCGAGGGCAACTCCGCCACGGCCGCCGCCGTCGCCCTGACGACCCCCAGCATTTCCGACACCATAGGAGCGCAGTCATGA